Proteins from a genomic interval of Rattus norvegicus strain BN/NHsdMcwi chromosome 2, GRCr8, whole genome shotgun sequence:
- the Rpl39l5 gene encoding putative ribosomal protein eL39-like 5, with amino-acid sequence MTSHKTFRIKQFLAKKQKQSRPIPQWIWMKTDNKIRYNSRRRHWRTQLDL; translated from the coding sequence ATGACTTCTCACAAGACATTCAGAATCAAGCAATTCCtggcaaagaaacaaaagcaaagtcGTCCTATTCCTCAATGGATTTGGATGAAAACTGATAACAAAATCAGGTACAACTCCAGGAGAAGACACTGGAGAACACAGCTGGATCTGTAA